The Akkermansia sp. N21116 genome includes a region encoding these proteins:
- the lnt gene encoding apolipoprotein N-acyltransferase, whose product MKSSFPSSQDSDQNHQKTGFFPVWGGLLLSLVSGALMFASFPPLDQGVLIWVSLIPLLIPLWSGRPRKAWNGLIVYALYGWIFGLAFFGGSLWWINEVSTLGYVFLVIFLSLYPALWTALMGTILRPAFRQEPPAVAVSWKERKAKWAQWCGIDMKVTVKAAMTGAALWVCTEWLRGWVFTGFGWNGMGVALYNGLSFAQMAEYVGVTALSFIPAMVNIWLWCIGRRLGIMVLREGRRTVPWDFFAMTLFLVIVFLWGMMLANAYAPGQKNERVLPVLAVQRNLTQQYKWNPKNREAIYLEMAEATRDACLELQENSLRKADICETVQLEQPTWIIWPESSLPTSSNFSRETGDLVVPGQYNEWFFNSDSLMGQVRKEVPMDFILLTGADEAYWDKNLEKAEMYNTLMALESDFDSRKTYRKIHLVPFGEYIPFRKELPVLEKAFEFSAGTPMGSNFTSGESTDPLSLPIVPGSLVHVQAIPTICFEDTVGRLVRLFARPESQVIVNVTNDGWFNHSWANEQHWRNAAFRSIELRRSMVRAANTGVSVALAPNGAVIADIRDADGSPFLKGYMYARLPITFTGMTLYALLGDWAVVLCGLSILILLLRYWRHGNRPNSENREKPVIKDGKFVRSPAASGK is encoded by the coding sequence ATGAAATCATCATTTCCATCCAGCCAGGATTCCGACCAGAATCATCAAAAAACAGGATTTTTCCCCGTCTGGGGAGGTCTTCTTCTGAGTCTCGTTTCCGGAGCTTTGATGTTTGCTTCATTCCCTCCGCTGGATCAGGGTGTTCTCATCTGGGTTTCCCTGATCCCTCTGCTAATTCCCCTTTGGTCAGGTCGCCCCAGGAAAGCTTGGAACGGACTGATTGTTTACGCTTTGTATGGATGGATCTTCGGCCTTGCCTTTTTTGGAGGAAGCCTCTGGTGGATCAACGAAGTAAGTACTCTTGGGTACGTGTTCCTAGTAATATTCCTCTCATTATATCCGGCTCTTTGGACGGCATTGATGGGGACGATTCTGCGCCCGGCATTCCGGCAGGAACCGCCTGCTGTCGCCGTGTCCTGGAAGGAACGCAAAGCAAAATGGGCGCAGTGGTGCGGGATTGACATGAAAGTGACCGTCAAGGCGGCTATGACGGGCGCCGCTCTCTGGGTCTGTACGGAATGGCTTCGGGGATGGGTGTTCACCGGATTCGGCTGGAACGGCATGGGCGTGGCGCTGTACAACGGACTTTCTTTTGCTCAGATGGCGGAATATGTCGGTGTGACGGCTTTATCCTTCATTCCGGCGATGGTGAATATCTGGCTGTGGTGTATTGGGCGTCGACTGGGCATCATGGTGCTGCGCGAAGGGCGGCGTACCGTGCCGTGGGATTTCTTTGCCATGACTCTATTCCTTGTCATCGTTTTCCTGTGGGGGATGATGCTTGCCAATGCGTATGCTCCTGGACAAAAGAATGAACGAGTGCTTCCTGTTCTTGCCGTTCAGCGTAATTTGACGCAGCAGTACAAATGGAATCCCAAGAACCGGGAGGCTATTTATTTGGAAATGGCCGAAGCTACGCGCGACGCTTGTTTGGAACTTCAGGAGAATTCCCTTCGCAAAGCCGATATTTGCGAAACTGTCCAGCTTGAACAGCCCACCTGGATCATTTGGCCGGAGAGTTCTCTGCCGACTTCATCCAATTTTTCCAGGGAAACGGGAGATTTGGTTGTTCCCGGCCAATACAATGAATGGTTTTTCAATTCCGACAGTCTGATGGGGCAGGTCCGCAAGGAAGTGCCGATGGATTTTATCCTGCTGACCGGCGCCGATGAGGCCTATTGGGATAAGAATCTGGAAAAAGCCGAGATGTATAACACCTTGATGGCTCTGGAAAGTGACTTTGATTCCCGGAAAACCTATCGCAAAATTCATCTCGTGCCCTTTGGAGAATACATTCCTTTTAGGAAGGAACTCCCAGTTCTGGAAAAGGCATTCGAGTTTTCAGCCGGGACACCCATGGGTAGCAATTTTACGTCTGGGGAATCTACCGATCCTCTTTCCCTGCCGATAGTACCGGGGAGCCTGGTTCATGTACAGGCCATTCCGACTATCTGCTTTGAAGATACGGTCGGCAGGCTTGTGAGGTTGTTTGCCCGCCCGGAAAGCCAGGTGATTGTCAATGTTACCAACGACGGATGGTTCAACCATTCCTGGGCTAACGAACAGCATTGGAGGAATGCCGCCTTCCGCAGTATCGAATTGAGGCGTTCCATGGTACGTGCCGCCAATACGGGGGTGAGCGTTGCTCTGGCTCCCAATGGCGCCGTGATAGCCGACATTCGCGATGCTGATGGCAGTCCCTTCCTGAAAGGCTACATGTATGCCCGTCTGCCCATTACATTCACCGGCATGACTCTCTATGCGTTGCTGGGAGATTGGGCGGTGGTTCTCTGTGGCCTCTCCATCCTGATTCTTCTCCTGCGCTACTGGAGGCACGGGAATAGACCTAATTCTGAAAACCGTGAAAAACCCGTCATTAAGGATGGAAAATTCGTCCGGTCTCCGGCGGCATCCGGGAAATAA
- a CDS encoding MATE family efflux transporter: MSAGDAREGVIRGKMTRGRLGGKLAGLTLPRQIWMIAFWPFLEQVISFFITSWDLFIATSIGTNAQDTMYIADGMGASVFLVWLGFVMQGAVGMGSTAIVSRMTGAREYRTANHAACQAGILGAIAGVLSCGLMLIASKIMVTYILTMTPEAQAYAMQYMTIASFTAPFSGVVFALNAALRGAGDTRLPFNIMLSAGLLNVIFGLIFIFAPAPLGGWRIAGIAAGTLCGFAASLIFLILVLYKRRNRLYEGRAETDLDSLAHAHGHNFVPPIHLDGESLKPDWNMQGRILRIGLPQAIEVFGIWAIQMFCLSIISKLPMPGALGVHNIAIRIESMSFLPGFAIGMAAATLVGQYLGARNALLARITILKCIKYAVVFMGVLGAIFFILPGPFIEIFAKGNPEMIDLGIPVLRTMILVEPFFAACIVMKSSLRGAGDTKRVMLISYGVMGFFRVFVTWLWFTFFPSTMTLWGIWLLFAAESALQCFIFYKIVRGKSWTNLKV; encoded by the coding sequence ATGAGTGCAGGCGACGCAAGAGAAGGAGTAATCCGCGGTAAAATGACCCGCGGACGTCTCGGGGGGAAACTCGCGGGACTCACGCTTCCTCGGCAAATCTGGATGATTGCCTTCTGGCCGTTCCTGGAACAGGTCATCAGCTTCTTTATCACCTCCTGGGATCTTTTTATCGCTACGTCCATCGGTACAAACGCGCAGGATACCATGTATATTGCCGATGGCATGGGAGCCAGCGTTTTCCTCGTCTGGCTTGGCTTCGTCATGCAAGGTGCCGTCGGCATGGGATCGACGGCTATCGTGTCGCGCATGACGGGAGCCCGCGAATACAGAACGGCCAACCACGCCGCCTGCCAGGCCGGTATCCTCGGAGCCATAGCCGGAGTCCTTTCCTGCGGATTGATGCTCATCGCCAGCAAAATCATGGTCACGTACATCCTGACCATGACGCCGGAAGCCCAGGCCTATGCCATGCAGTACATGACGATCGCCTCGTTCACGGCGCCATTCAGCGGAGTTGTCTTTGCCTTGAATGCCGCCCTCCGGGGAGCCGGTGATACGCGTCTACCCTTCAACATCATGCTTTCGGCCGGATTGCTCAACGTCATCTTCGGCCTCATTTTCATTTTTGCCCCTGCTCCCCTGGGGGGATGGCGCATCGCAGGCATTGCGGCGGGAACCTTGTGCGGATTCGCCGCCAGCCTGATTTTCCTGATACTCGTCCTCTACAAACGCCGCAACAGACTCTACGAAGGAAGGGCCGAGACAGACCTGGACTCCCTGGCCCACGCCCATGGACACAACTTCGTCCCGCCCATCCATTTGGACGGAGAAAGCCTGAAGCCGGATTGGAACATGCAGGGACGCATCCTGCGCATCGGACTTCCCCAGGCCATTGAGGTCTTCGGCATCTGGGCCATTCAGATGTTCTGCCTGTCTATCATCAGCAAACTCCCCATGCCGGGAGCCCTCGGCGTACACAACATCGCCATCCGCATCGAGTCCATGAGCTTTCTGCCCGGTTTTGCCATCGGCATGGCTGCCGCTACCCTCGTCGGCCAGTACCTGGGAGCCCGCAATGCCTTGCTGGCACGCATCACCATCCTGAAGTGCATCAAGTATGCCGTCGTATTCATGGGAGTTCTTGGCGCGATCTTTTTTATCCTGCCCGGACCATTCATCGAAATCTTCGCCAAGGGAAATCCCGAGATGATCGATTTGGGAATTCCCGTTCTTCGGACAATGATTCTGGTGGAACCTTTTTTCGCGGCCTGCATCGTGATGAAGTCGTCGCTCCGCGGAGCCGGGGACACCAAGCGGGTAATGCTCATTTCCTACGGAGTCATGGGATTCTTCCGCGTCTTCGTCACATGGCTCTGGTTCACCTTCTTCCCCTCTACCATGACCTTGTGGGGAATTTGGCTGCTCTTCGCGGCTGAATCTGCCCTGCAGTGTTTCATTTTCTACAAGATTGTCCGCGGGAAAAGCTGGACTAATCTCAAGGTGTAA
- a CDS encoding tetratricopeptide repeat protein: MKPRLSGLAVCLILLACSVPVIVRAQDGAPVSSSFSAVGSDPSELYYHAWKMCDEGERLAKKQQYVEAIHKIKDASTIISAIARDHPQWRTSMVARRQKLLQDNLSSWTALAKEQAAKQGKEAEQHAAEQGGAQRVRGIPSFEELEAQRRAQSGAQRRLNSESNRQPYVPISPASAEVAGSSYERLEHENMRLKLENEALINALKETKQELLIATKQKVLAEAGEKALQERYNELEAQLKQERNFNNELVRSLTKQLDSTKKELEESKTARQKAEDQVAHLTQQLEQSQEMLAEVTQDRDALRKERDQLAAIIELNSPEKTKNLLDTNLSLAARLKEAEAKIAQLENEKQQSEDMRAVNLKELEATRAEVAQLKVRLAAMFDENIGYRRRISELNTKLVNTEAELEKLAASPKADPLDIEENRILRSAVNKQMRLLATQVKSRELLIESYTRLKLKDPKMAEALTMLNDESKLKLTPEEEELLATIDKRNKEQRREEEAEALKLASDQDRLRQETELAIKRQYEMEAMGQAAEKAFNKGRYAAAEQLYKTLLDSKPDHFAGRVNLGAILLKRRLVDEAIIHLKRAVEIDKDSAPAQFLLGIARYSSGRYKEATESFTETVRIEPDNATALLYLGNIESLYNNTDKAVSYYEQAVKVNPAFADAYFNMAATLAKGGKFKEARVSYDKAINAGALPDPELQKALAEGTALPVIQPVIANTPEPEADGSSQPSGDGLQVTNPVTHNQPVAAIQSPQPAAQAVAPQEPDPSKNQDDKKEDATPDVPQPESKQEAKPKPESKQEEQKQEAKPASRESSGKKEEQPVKPKTTSSSSPKNSGKSTESKNSSSSSTSTGSKTSGHSGTSGKKSSPSTEKAVPQPAPATKNNDPFVNRKRRGRFF, encoded by the coding sequence ATGAAACCTCGACTGTCCGGATTAGCCGTCTGCCTTATTCTTCTGGCTTGTTCGGTCCCGGTGATTGTCCGGGCACAAGACGGAGCTCCCGTTTCATCGTCTTTCAGTGCAGTCGGCAGCGACCCAAGTGAACTGTACTACCATGCATGGAAAATGTGCGATGAAGGCGAACGTCTTGCAAAAAAACAGCAATACGTCGAGGCCATCCACAAAATCAAGGATGCCTCCACGATCATATCGGCTATTGCACGCGACCATCCTCAATGGAGGACTTCCATGGTAGCACGCCGTCAAAAACTCCTTCAGGACAATCTCAGCAGCTGGACGGCTCTTGCCAAAGAGCAAGCAGCCAAACAAGGAAAAGAAGCCGAGCAGCATGCTGCGGAACAAGGTGGAGCCCAAAGAGTAAGAGGCATCCCTTCATTCGAGGAACTGGAAGCCCAACGCCGGGCCCAAAGCGGTGCCCAACGCCGGCTGAATTCCGAAAGCAACAGACAACCTTACGTTCCCATTTCTCCTGCCTCAGCCGAAGTCGCAGGATCAAGCTATGAAAGGCTGGAACATGAGAACATGCGTCTCAAGCTTGAAAATGAAGCCCTTATTAATGCTCTCAAGGAAACGAAGCAGGAACTCCTGATCGCCACCAAGCAGAAAGTCCTAGCCGAAGCCGGAGAAAAGGCGCTGCAGGAACGCTACAACGAACTGGAAGCCCAACTCAAACAGGAACGCAATTTTAACAATGAACTCGTGCGTTCTCTGACCAAGCAACTGGACTCGACCAAAAAGGAACTCGAAGAATCCAAAACAGCTCGCCAAAAGGCGGAAGACCAGGTCGCCCATCTCACCCAGCAGCTTGAACAAAGCCAGGAAATGCTGGCGGAAGTCACTCAGGATCGAGATGCCCTGCGCAAGGAAAGGGACCAGCTCGCGGCCATTATTGAACTCAATAGCCCGGAAAAAACAAAGAATCTCCTTGATACCAACCTTTCCCTCGCCGCACGTCTCAAAGAAGCCGAAGCCAAAATCGCCCAGTTGGAAAACGAAAAACAACAAAGCGAAGATATGCGAGCCGTCAATCTCAAAGAACTGGAAGCGACGCGTGCCGAAGTGGCACAGCTGAAAGTACGCCTCGCAGCTATGTTTGACGAGAACATCGGCTATCGCAGACGCATCTCGGAGTTGAACACTAAACTTGTCAACACGGAAGCCGAACTGGAAAAACTGGCAGCCTCTCCCAAAGCGGACCCTCTCGACATCGAAGAAAACCGGATCCTGCGTTCCGCCGTCAACAAACAAATGCGCCTGCTTGCCACCCAGGTCAAGAGCCGGGAACTTCTCATCGAATCCTATACTCGTCTCAAACTCAAAGATCCCAAGATGGCGGAAGCTCTCACTATGCTCAATGACGAGAGCAAGTTGAAACTGACGCCCGAAGAAGAAGAGCTCCTCGCCACTATTGACAAACGCAACAAGGAACAGCGTCGGGAAGAAGAGGCAGAAGCTCTCAAACTCGCCTCAGACCAAGACAGATTGCGCCAGGAAACCGAACTAGCAATCAAGCGCCAGTACGAAATGGAAGCCATGGGACAAGCCGCGGAAAAAGCCTTTAACAAAGGCCGTTACGCAGCGGCCGAACAACTTTACAAAACACTGCTCGACAGCAAGCCTGATCACTTTGCCGGGCGTGTCAACCTGGGAGCCATCCTGCTGAAACGCCGTCTTGTCGATGAAGCGATCATCCACCTCAAACGCGCTGTGGAAATCGACAAGGATTCCGCTCCGGCCCAGTTCCTGCTAGGCATCGCCCGGTACAGTTCCGGCCGCTACAAGGAAGCGACGGAATCCTTTACGGAAACCGTTCGGATCGAACCGGACAACGCAACGGCCCTACTCTATCTCGGTAATATCGAAAGTCTCTACAACAACACCGACAAAGCCGTCTCCTACTACGAACAGGCTGTCAAGGTCAACCCGGCCTTTGCGGATGCCTATTTCAACATGGCTGCGACACTTGCCAAAGGCGGCAAATTCAAAGAAGCGCGAGTTTCCTACGACAAAGCCATCAATGCAGGGGCCCTGCCTGATCCCGAACTGCAGAAAGCTCTGGCAGAAGGAACAGCTCTGCCGGTTATCCAACCAGTCATCGCCAATACTCCGGAACCGGAGGCAGACGGTTCTTCTCAACCGAGCGGAGATGGTCTCCAGGTAACCAACCCTGTTACCCACAATCAGCCCGTTGCAGCCATCCAGTCTCCTCAGCCTGCGGCACAGGCAGTCGCCCCGCAGGAACCGGATCCTTCCAAGAATCAAGACGATAAAAAAGAGGACGCCACGCCAGATGTCCCCCAACCGGAATCCAAGCAGGAAGCCAAACCCAAACCGGAATCCAAGCAAGAAGAACAAAAACAAGAAGCCAAACCTGCTTCCCGTGAATCTTCCGGTAAAAAAGAAGAACAACCGGTTAAACCCAAAACCACCTCATCGTCATCTCCGAAGAACTCCGGTAAATCGACTGAGTCCAAAAATTCCTCTTCAAGTTCAACATCCACCGGCAGCAAAACTTCAGGCCACTCCGGCACCTCCGGCAAAAAGTCCTCACCCTCGACAGAAAAAGCGGTTCCTCAACCCGCCCCCGCGACAAAGAATAACGACCCTTTTGTCAACAGAAAACGCCGTGGCAGATTCTTTTGA
- a CDS encoding excinuclease ABC subunit UvrB has product MSFHLDTSYRPSGDQAQAIGKLCKSLDAGNKHQCLLGVTGSGKTFTMANLIAHVDKPTLIISHNKTLAAQLHSEMKGFFPDNAVEYFVSYFDFYQPEAYIPRTDTYIEKDSAINDEIDRLSISAMTSLITRRDVIVVASVSCIYGLGAPEDYAHLIVSIKQGQIMDRDDFLRQLVVCLYERKDFEFHRGTFRVRGEVVEVYPAESDGTAVRIEFFGDEIDRISLIDAETGRVREHLPTYAFFPAKQYVSPPDKRAVAIRNIREELDEQVAFFEKQNKLLEAQRLKMRTEYDLELIQELGFCKGIENYSRHLSGRLPGSAPSTLLNFFGNDFLTLIDESHAGVPQIGGMYEGDRSRKSVLVEHGFRLPSAMDNRPLRFEEFMERQKQIVYASATPGPFELINCRPDNKTFIPVKRNRRGADIPENFRGVVFDSPKDIRVNPSPTSQPIEEFDPTKRSTPLIVEQIIRPTGLLEPTITLKPLKGQIDATIELCHDRASKNERVLVTTLTKKTAEDLTEYLKGIGLRVSYIHADVDAVERVEILRELRAHKIDILVGINLLREGLDLPEVSLVCILDADKEGFLRNETSLVQTAGRAARHIHGECVLFCDVVTDSIHRLLELTDYRRSIQQAYNTEHGIVPQGVIRPVQGPLRLYADDDEGSSRVAEDETGYGDTPTIEELEKEMRQAAAHLEFERAAIIRDQIRQLKEQGTSRT; this is encoded by the coding sequence ATGTCCTTCCACCTCGACACCTCCTACCGCCCGTCCGGAGACCAGGCCCAGGCCATCGGCAAACTGTGCAAATCCCTGGATGCGGGTAACAAACACCAATGCCTGCTGGGAGTTACGGGGAGTGGCAAGACGTTTACAATGGCCAATCTCATTGCCCATGTCGACAAGCCGACCCTCATTATTTCACATAACAAAACGCTGGCAGCCCAGCTTCATTCGGAAATGAAGGGGTTTTTCCCCGACAATGCCGTCGAGTACTTCGTCTCCTACTTCGATTTCTACCAGCCGGAAGCCTACATTCCGCGCACGGATACCTACATTGAAAAAGACTCCGCCATCAATGACGAAATCGACCGTCTCAGCATCAGTGCCATGACATCGCTCATCACGCGACGGGACGTCATCGTCGTCGCCTCCGTCTCCTGCATCTACGGCCTGGGTGCTCCGGAGGACTACGCCCACCTCATCGTCTCCATCAAACAGGGCCAGATCATGGACAGGGACGACTTCCTCAGGCAGCTGGTCGTCTGCCTTTACGAACGTAAGGACTTCGAATTCCACCGGGGCACGTTCCGCGTCCGCGGAGAAGTCGTGGAAGTCTATCCGGCGGAATCCGACGGTACAGCCGTCCGCATAGAATTCTTCGGTGATGAAATTGACCGGATTTCCCTCATTGACGCCGAAACCGGACGCGTGCGAGAACACCTGCCCACCTACGCTTTCTTTCCTGCCAAGCAATACGTCTCTCCGCCCGACAAACGAGCCGTCGCCATCCGCAACATTCGCGAAGAACTCGACGAACAGGTCGCCTTCTTCGAAAAACAGAATAAATTGCTCGAAGCACAACGACTGAAAATGCGTACGGAATACGATCTGGAACTCATTCAGGAACTCGGCTTCTGCAAAGGCATCGAAAACTACTCCCGCCACCTCTCCGGACGTCTACCCGGCAGTGCTCCATCAACCCTGCTCAACTTTTTCGGCAACGATTTCCTGACGCTCATCGATGAAAGCCATGCCGGTGTCCCGCAAATCGGAGGCATGTACGAAGGAGACCGCAGCCGCAAATCCGTCCTCGTTGAGCATGGATTCCGCCTCCCCAGTGCCATGGACAACCGTCCCCTGCGTTTTGAGGAATTCATGGAGAGGCAAAAACAGATCGTCTATGCTTCGGCTACCCCCGGTCCGTTCGAACTCATCAACTGCCGACCGGACAACAAAACCTTCATCCCCGTCAAACGCAACAGACGCGGAGCGGACATCCCGGAAAACTTCCGCGGCGTCGTGTTCGATTCCCCCAAGGACATCCGCGTCAACCCCAGCCCTACGAGCCAGCCAATCGAAGAATTCGACCCCACCAAACGATCGACACCTCTGATCGTCGAACAAATCATCCGGCCAACCGGACTGCTGGAGCCCACCATTACCCTCAAGCCCCTCAAAGGACAAATCGACGCTACTATCGAACTCTGCCACGACCGCGCCTCCAAAAACGAACGCGTGCTCGTCACCACCCTTACTAAAAAAACGGCGGAAGACCTCACGGAATATCTCAAAGGCATCGGGTTGCGAGTCTCCTACATCCACGCCGACGTCGATGCCGTCGAACGCGTGGAAATCCTCCGGGAACTCCGCGCGCACAAAATCGACATTCTCGTCGGCATCAATCTCCTGCGGGAAGGACTCGACCTGCCGGAAGTATCCCTCGTCTGCATCCTCGACGCCGACAAGGAAGGCTTCCTGCGCAATGAAACATCCCTCGTCCAGACAGCCGGACGCGCAGCCCGCCACATCCACGGAGAATGCGTCCTGTTCTGCGATGTCGTCACAGACTCTATCCACCGCCTGCTGGAGCTCACCGATTACCGCCGCTCTATCCAGCAAGCCTACAACACTGAACACGGCATTGTCCCGCAAGGCGTCATCCGTCCGGTCCAAGGACCGCTCAGACTCTATGCGGACGATGATGAAGGTTCCTCCCGCGTCGCCGAAGATGAAACGGGATACGGAGACACACCTACCATCGAAGAACTGGAAAAAGAAATGCGCCAGGCTGCCGCCCACCTTGAATTCGAACGCGCCGCCATCATTCGCGACCAAATCAGACAACTTAAGGAACAAGGAACTTCCCGGACGTGA
- a CDS encoding NAD(P)-dependent oxidoreductase: protein MSDIAILGLGIIGSGVAGRLASLGLDVTVWNRTPKSTHIGAVSSPAEAAGQTRIISLYLKDRQACMEVFEALAPALTHDHIILNHSTIDLETVHILAERCKQIGCSYLDCPFTGSRIPATNGTLAYYVSGDKKVLEQVRPLLEKSSKAIIYTGKMGNGTVLKLVTNLLSATMVQGLSEALAITKAHGMTAENLLEAMTQNVVASPLASFKVPYMDAADFSTHFSLDNMRKDSTYAIELAREKGIDPPQIGLVSSIMARLCEEGHAEEDFCVLASQFNQ from the coding sequence ATGAGCGACATTGCAATTCTCGGACTCGGAATCATCGGCTCCGGCGTAGCCGGAAGGCTTGCTTCACTCGGTCTTGACGTCACCGTCTGGAACCGTACTCCCAAAAGTACCCACATCGGAGCCGTTTCGTCCCCAGCGGAAGCCGCCGGACAGACACGTATCATCAGCCTGTATCTCAAAGACCGTCAGGCATGCATGGAAGTTTTTGAAGCACTGGCTCCGGCATTGACGCACGACCATATCATCCTCAACCACTCCACCATTGACCTGGAAACAGTCCATATTCTTGCAGAACGTTGCAAACAAATAGGTTGCAGCTATCTAGACTGTCCTTTCACCGGCTCGCGCATACCGGCCACCAACGGTACTCTGGCCTATTACGTGTCCGGCGACAAAAAGGTATTGGAACAGGTACGTCCCCTGCTGGAAAAATCCTCCAAGGCCATCATCTATACGGGGAAAATGGGCAACGGCACAGTCCTCAAACTCGTCACCAATCTCCTTTCCGCCACCATGGTGCAGGGACTTTCAGAGGCTCTCGCCATTACGAAAGCACACGGCATGACGGCAGAAAACCTGCTGGAAGCCATGACCCAGAACGTCGTCGCATCCCCCCTCGCCTCCTTCAAGGTACCCTATATGGATGCAGCGGATTTCTCCACCCATTTCTCCCTGGACAACATGCGGAAGGACAGTACCTACGCCATCGAACTGGCACGGGAAAAAGGCATTGATCCGCCACAGATCGGCTTGGTTTCCTCCATCATGGCGCGCCTCTGTGAGGAAGGACATGCCGAGGAGGATTTCTGTGTCCTGGCCTCTCAATTCAACCAATAA
- a CDS encoding DciA family protein, which yields MPENPQEKSPSDPDSSPVRRRYRSTGLRNQDQAMADWFGVTSAEDMRKPRSMEHILAEVLSKLPLDGPSVDPETLREGWKRAAGDFIGSQAELVSIARGIATIHVLQPAMRYHMMQWQGALLEKLRAEFGHNTVQTVRFRIG from the coding sequence ATGCCGGAAAATCCACAAGAGAAATCCCCCTCCGATCCGGACTCCTCCCCTGTAAGGAGGCGTTACCGCTCCACGGGACTTCGCAACCAGGACCAGGCAATGGCCGACTGGTTCGGCGTTACATCCGCCGAAGACATGCGGAAACCGCGCAGTATGGAACACATCCTGGCCGAAGTGCTTTCCAAACTCCCACTGGACGGTCCGTCTGTAGATCCCGAAACCCTCCGCGAAGGCTGGAAACGGGCGGCCGGCGACTTTATCGGCAGCCAGGCGGAACTCGTCTCCATCGCCAGGGGAATAGCCACGATTCATGTTCTCCAACCGGCCATGCGCTACCACATGATGCAATGGCAGGGAGCCCTTCTGGAAAAGCTCAGAGCTGAATTCGGACACAATACCGTCCAAACCGTTCGTTTCCGCATCGGATAA
- a CDS encoding ferredoxin, which produces MADINDKNEGNVPGKFYVDSSCIDCDLCRETAPNNFGRNDDEGYSIVIKQPTGAEEQNACEEAMEGCPVEAIGDDGE; this is translated from the coding sequence ATGGCTGATATAAACGACAAAAACGAAGGCAATGTTCCCGGTAAGTTCTATGTAGATTCTTCCTGCATCGATTGCGACCTGTGCCGCGAAACCGCCCCCAATAACTTTGGCAGAAACGACGACGAAGGCTACTCCATCGTCATCAAGCAACCTACCGGCGCAGAAGAACAAAATGCCTGCGAGGAAGCCATGGAAGGTTGCCCCGTGGAAGCTATCGGCGACGACGGCGAATAA
- the rplT gene encoding 50S ribosomal protein L20, translating into MPRATNGPASRKRRKRILLRAKGFRGFRSKLFRYAKDAVYKAWQYEYRDRKRRKGQFRRLWIARISAAVRDRGLTYSRFMEGLKAANIELDRKVLADLAVADEASFDAIFAQAKSAIEAKEGASLRA; encoded by the coding sequence ATGCCACGTGCCACAAATGGACCGGCCTCCCGTAAGCGCCGCAAGCGTATTCTTTTGCGCGCCAAGGGTTTCCGCGGATTCCGCAGCAAACTCTTCCGCTACGCCAAGGATGCCGTCTACAAAGCATGGCAGTATGAATACCGTGACCGCAAGAGAAGGAAGGGCCAGTTCCGCCGTCTCTGGATCGCTCGTATCTCCGCTGCCGTTCGTGATCGCGGTTTGACCTATTCCCGCTTCATGGAAGGCCTCAAGGCTGCCAACATCGAGCTTGACCGCAAGGTTCTTGCCGACTTGGCCGTCGCCGACGAAGCCTCCTTTGACGCTATCTTCGCCCAGGCGAAGAGCGCCATCGAAGCCAAGGAAGGTGCATCCCTCCGCGCTTAA
- the rpmI gene encoding 50S ribosomal protein L35, which produces MTRKGGINKTRKAVAKRFKVTGSGKVLRRKQGKRHILQKKSSKRKRQLGKAALVDETQVWAIKQNLPFN; this is translated from the coding sequence ATGACCCGCAAAGGTGGTATCAACAAAACACGCAAGGCTGTCGCCAAGCGTTTCAAGGTAACCGGATCGGGCAAGGTTCTGCGCCGCAAACAAGGCAAGCGCCACATCCTTCAGAAGAAATCCAGCAAGCGCAAGCGCCAGCTTGGCAAGGCTGCCCTCGTGGATGAAACGCAAGTCTGGGCAATCAAGCAGAATCTGCCCTTCAACTGA